In Lolium rigidum isolate FL_2022 chromosome 7, APGP_CSIRO_Lrig_0.1, whole genome shotgun sequence, the DNA window aacaaaccgacgctccaagcaaagtgcataagatgtgacggaataaaaatatagtttcaggggaggaacctgataatgttgtcgatgaagaaggggatgccttgggcatccccaagcttagacgcttgagtcttcttaaaatatgcaggggtgaaccaccggggcatccccaagcttagagctttcactcttcttgatcatagtatatcatcctcctctcttgacccttgaaaacttcctccacaccaaactcgaaacaactcattagaggatcagtgcataattcatatattcagaggtgacacaatcattcttaacacttctggacattgcacaaagctactggacattaatggatcaaagaaatccatccaacatagcaaaagaggcaatgcgaaataaaagacagaatctgtcaaaacagaacagtccgtaaagatggattttattaggccaccagacttgctcagatgaaaatgcccaaattgaatgaaagttgcgtacatatctgaggctcATGTAGAACCACAACTTCATCTAGGATATTGCGTCTTTGCATGAAGGCGGTTTGCGATGGCCTGACCACATGATCAGCCATTATAttcagtctaatggtggccactttcgcgaatatcttgaaacttacatttaagaggcaaatgagtCTAATTGTTGGATCCTTTCTACCTCTTTAACTTTGGGTAACAAGATAatctcaccaaaatttagacgaaataattctagctgTCCAGCGTGTAAAACACTAAACATTTCTAGAAGGTCGTCTTTAATGGTATCCCAAAATGTCTGATAGAATTCAGCAGGAAAAGTTCCAAATGCTACCTATAAGCTATGATATGATAACCTGGATTTAGTTAAGCACATAAAAGATTTGCAAAACTGCATCCACACCCCAGCTGTACCCTGTACAAACTCAGACCAATAGGTAGAAAAGGAAAAGCAGCTGTACCTAACACAGACATAATCTTGCTCGAGGATGTTCTTTATCATGGAGATAGAATTCTGTGCTTAGAAAGAGCTCTCCCTAAATCCACTAGAACTCACCTGACATTGCAGAATTGCCCGGTATTATAGTATGATTTAGCAGGAGTTTATTTTTTTTTATGTCAAGAACCGCGTTGACGATTGCAACGTCCCCGGCCTGTAGATGGCAACACCACTGGTATAGCGACGACCTGCACGGTGCTGTAGGGTTCTCCAATTTGCTTGAGTCATATTGGCATATCCGATGCGCCTCGCTTTGATCCAGTCTTTGATAAGTATTGCTAAAAGACTAGAGCCACTTGCTCGAGCTTATAGTATTTCTTATGTGTATGATCGCTCTGTCCTCCTTCCGTCACATTGAAAATTCAAATGAATATAATGCAAGCTGTTCGAATTTAGTTGAGCCAAAAATAGTTGTTTTCAACTTTCAAGTACCCACGACGTTATCCGGATGTTCCCGGTTCAAGCTATGAAACAGTGTTCAGTTTTtgagctgcaaagaagaaacatcCGTGATGAGGCCAAACGACGACCAGCTCCTCCTCCTGTTGACATGCACCTTCCTCCTTTGCACCCAAACCTTGGGTGCTGACACGCTCGAGAAAGGACAGAACCTCACCGACGGTGCGACGCTCATCTCGGATGGCGGCGGCTCCTTCACCCTGGGCTTCTTCTCTCCCGGCGTGTCCACCAAGAGGTACCTTGGCATATGGTTCTCGGTGTCAAACGACACCGTTTACTGGGTAGCCAACCGCGTCAACCCCCTCGTCGACAGGTCCGGCATGCTGGTGTTCAAcgacgccggcagcctcgtcctGCTCGACGGCTCCCGCCGGCCGGTTTGGTCTTCTGAAATGTCCGGCGGTGCTTCCGCCGTGGCAGCTCAGCTTCTGGAGTCGGGCAACCTTGTCGTGCGCAACGGCAGCAGCGACGCCTACCTGTGGCAATCGTTCGACTCTCCGTCCGACACCTTGCTGCCGGGCATGAAGTTGGGCAAGTACTCTTGGTCCAGAACCGTGTGGACACTGACATCGTGGCGATCGGCGGACGACCCGTCTCCGGGGGACTATAGCCGGACCCTGGAGGGGGCCGGGATGCCGGAGCTGGTGCTATGGCAGGGCAACGCGAAGACGTACCGTACGGGGCCCTGGAACGGAGTCTACTTCAACGGCGTCCCGGAGGCAACGGGGTACTCGCAATGGTACCGGCTGTACGTGACCGGCAGCGGGACGGACACAACCTACGGGTACACCGCCTTGCCCGGCGCGCCGCTGACTCGCGTCGTGGTGAACCACACCGGCGTGGCGCAACGGCTGGTGTGGGAGGCGAGCAGCCGGGCGTGGATCCCCCTCTTCACGGGACCGAATGGCGAGTGCGACAACTACGGCAGGTGCGGGCCGTTCGGCCTCTGCAACCCCAGCGTGGCGTCGTCGCGCTGCGGCTGCATCCCAGGGTTCAGCCGCAAGTCATCGTCGTCTTTGAAGTTCGCTGACGGGTGTGGACGAGACGCGGACCTGGACTGCCCGACGGACGGCTTCATGGTGGTGCCGGGGGTGAAGCTTCCCGACACGCATAATGCCACCGTGGCCACCGGTGTCACCCTGGAGCAGTGCAAGGCGAGGTGCAAAGCCAACTGCTCGTGCTTGGCTTGCGCCGCCGCCTATATACAAGAAGAAGGTAGCGACAGTTCGGGCTGCATCATGTGGGCGGATACCATTGTTGATGTTCGTTTCAGCGACAAAGGGCAGGATCTCTACGTGAGGCTGTCAATATCCGAATTTGGTATGCACAGATTATCCATCCACACGCACTACTCTTGTAatgcatctgtttgtttttgaaACAAATTGAATATACACTGATACACACATCAAACACATTCTTCCCCGAAAAACTATCATGTTTGATACTTATATAATCTGGCAGCCACATAAAAGTAAGAGTGCTGGTGTGATGTCGGGAGTATGGTCCTCTTTCGAACTTAGTTTGTTTGGAGCTCTCTGTTTGCTCCCCTTATAGTAAGATCTAAACTCTTACCATAAGTATGATGAATGGAGGCAAAACCTTTCTGAAGATGGAAAACATGCCTGATACTGAACTGAAAATCAGTTAATGCTGAATAAATACTGTTTATTGTCTTCCATAGCAGATGATCCGGAATCAGGTGGTGGGAAAAGCTTCCCGATTGCACTTGTTGTGGCACCTGTAGCTTCTGCTGTTACTGTTCTTCTGGTCGTCTTCCTGATCTGGTGGAGAATGAGGCGCAGAATACTAggtaaactagatgataccccgcgcgatgCTGCGGAAAATTTTAGTCAACATGTAAAAATATAAAATTGATATATAAAACAACTGAAACCACAAATTTTTGTAAAGAGGAAATTGAAAAGAATATTTTAAGTACATAATTTTTTAGCAATCTTATGGGTATCTGTCGTATTATACTTTATATACATATAGGAAGTCAGATTACTTGTGAAATGCATGCCTAAGATATATGAAGCATTCAATTTGGTTAGGCTACAATATCATTGCTTTTAGTCAAGAAACTGAGAACGGTAATATGGGAAATCATAGACCAACGGAAAACATACACACTGAATTTATGTGCTACTTCTCCTTGTTCAAAAAGTGCACACCGAATTTCCATTGCAAAGGATACTGCATACACACTGGAATTCCATTGCAAGCCAAATAGATGAAGCCTTCAATCGGACATAATTTCGATTGCAAGAGAACAATATGTGCTTCTTCTCCTTGTTCAAAAAATACAGAGTGAATTTATCGAAGGTAGATTCCATTGGCAGCGGCAAAAAAACATGAACCATCTTGCCAAGACCAACACACAGAGTATAAGCTTAAACTTCAAAGTAACAATATAGGGGGGAAGAATGAAGCGCCTAGGATAGTCTCCTCATGGCAACCGCGATGCCATATTGAGTCATGAAGCTAGATGGCACAAGAAAAAGTATGATCGTGCAACTGCGTGAATGAACCGAAGCATGCAAGAATCTTCGCATGGTTTGTCTGCTTTTGCTCTCTCGGGAAGCTGCACATCGAGACATATTTGTTCACAAAGAAATTCAATAAGCAAGAAGTACCAAACAATTAAAGTCTACTCCATTTGCAAGCAATGAACGACACCTAAAAGAAGGGATTTGAGATCTTCAAATGCAGATCTGGAAAGGACAGTAACACCTTCAAATTGCggattaagcaacaaattgatagGTGGAACCGGCTGCCAAGGCTTTGAGAAAGAATACATGATTCGGAAGCTCATGACACCATGACTTGGAGAAGCCGAAGTGGAGACTGATGGCATCGTCTAGGAAAGTAGAGCGAGAGTAAAACTGAGCACGACGGGCACAAATGGGGTGGGCACAGGTAATAAAAAGGTTGCCGGCCGGCCGTCCGGCAACGCTTCCTTTCCACCACTATCACGGGAAGATGATAAGACTTCACCCACTGAAACAGCAGTCCAAACTCTGAATTAGTTGGTGGGATAGGCGAAGAGTTAGAGTAATGAACAGGTGGGTGCTAATTATCGGCAAAACCAAAATTTAGAACATCGTGGAGAGAACCGCAAAGCTGAAAAGGCGTGACAGGAATAGGGCAGCCATCCACACTTCGTCTGCATGCATGGATGATGTGGATATGATATAGTTATGTGGTGGGTCTGCTGAGGTGTCATAGTTGCATGTCAagagaaataggttagtggggatgaacttcttagttatataggataagTTCCACTACGGCtcctttttgtattttttactaCCTGTTTTTGTTGGTAGTACTTTGCATGGCTGAGAAAAAAAGGGAAACATGTGGTAAATGCAAGTGCAAAGTCCTGGAGCGGTCAAATCTAAGCGCTGAAACTCAACATTTGATAAGGCTGTTAATAATCAATTAATCACACCGTTCAAAAAAAAACTTGACAAAACAATCATTAAATCATATCATTCAACATTTTGTTAAATAATCTTGGTCTTGTTTCAGGTGCTATTCCTCAAAATCCATCCATAGCTGTTCATTCGGTTAATCTTGCTACTTTAAAGCATGTCACTGGAAATTTCTCCGAAACTAACATTATCGGTCAAGGTGGATTCGGTGTTGTTTATAAGGTTAGTCCTTTTCAATTACTAGGGATATGATGAGGATGCCCACGCGCATGGGCGCTGCTAGAGCGATGGCACGAGAGggcgcaagaattaagaaggaaatcccttccctcttgccaccggccgtgggcaaggtccccggccggccctctcacgccatccctctagcagcaccataacataTACATACTCGCAAGGGAGGGGTTTTTTGTACATCTGAAGAATTCACGACAATATGAATGTATTTTATTGCTCAGGTGGATATGTCTATCCGACTTTTAATATCAAACCCTTTCTTATAAAAACTTGTGATGTTTTTCTAGATATACACCATAGTATAAACAAGTGACTTTCTATAACTTGGCCACAGGAATCCGTGTCGAGACACGTTCTCACTCATAATTTTTCATTAGTCATGACATTGACATATAGAGAGCCAGAAATTGGCAAACACCAAATTCATTTCGGAACTAACATCTCAAACTGAAAAATCATTAGGCCCAGCTGGCTGATGGAAGAATGATTGCGGTCAAGAGGCTTAAACAATCAGCTCTCACCAGGAAAGGCAAAAAAGATTTCGCTAGAGAAGTGGAAGTAATGGCCGGGCTCCGGCATGGGAGTCTACTTCGTCTCCTTGCTTACTGCAGCCAGGGCAAGGAGCGGATACTCGTGTACGAATACATGCAGAACAAGAGCCTCAACATCTACATATTTGGTACCACCAAGTTCCTTGTACTCAAAATTTCTAAACTTCTAATCTACTGAACtgcctcatgagaaattcaaccgTTCTGAATGGGACCTTAAGACTATGAACAAGCATGAACTTGTAACTAATCAAATATTGTTGAACACACATATCTGGTGCTTACAGGAACAACTGAAATTCGTGCTTCACTGAACTGGACAAGAAGACTGGAAATAATCCATGGAATCGCGCATGGTGTCGCCTACCTTCATGGAGGATCTGACAAGAGCGTAATCCACAGGGATCTAAAACCAGGCAACATTCTCTTAGACGACGAATGGAAGGCCAAGATTGCAGACTTTGGTACTGCAAAATTGTTCGCAATTGATCAAACGGGGCCAGATCAGACAATTGTAGTTTCCCCGTAAGTAACTGCATTTTCACCAACAGAAAGTGTGTTGACTCGATAACTCGATTTATATCTTTTATAATTTCTTCGATAAAGGGATATATTAATATGAAAAAAAACTTATATACTTGAGTATCATGAAGGGGATATGCAGCCCCGGAGTATGCGCAGCGAGGAGAGATGACATTGAAATGTGATGTCTATAGCTTTGGAGTTATCATCTTAGAGACTCTCAGCGGACAAAGGAATGGCAGCACTCAGAGGCTCCTTTCACATGTAAGTCCTTCCTGTTGGGTTTGTTCACTTGTTGTGCTATGTGTTTGGTTGAGCTCTGGAAAAGCAGCCTATGGCTATGAgttgtttagtttttttttttccgaaatggggtgTACCCCGgtctctgcatcggttgatgtacacagccttttattaaacAACGAAATATTCAAAGTTTACAACTCAAGGATCAACGAGgatcgatacaaaaatcaaccttcGAAAAAATAAAAGACTACTAAGTAATCTAAGCATCCTGTGATCTCTTAGCATGCTgccaagtagcctggtagaaaatacCCTGGACAACCATTCGAAGGCgattgcatccagaaaccatgcactcccgctgaTCCTCGGGAGCAAGAAAAACCAAAGTTGGATCCAGTGGACCATagtgtggataacctgcaaaaaattagtagagtcctttttgttaaaaataatgttatttctgcaattccaaattgaccaacataaagccgaaacACCAATGTGAATTCTAGCTTTATCGTCTTTGTCAATTCCATtgagccaatttccaaacatatttgtcaCATTGGATGGAGGTGAAATATTATATGCAGCGAAGATAACCCGTCAAATAAGCTTAGCAAAAGGACAGGAAATAAACAAATGTTCAACTGATTCCTCGGTGTCAGAGAAAGAACACTTCGTATTTTCATTCCAATTCCTCTTTACTAGATTATCACGGGTTAATAGGACtttcttactaaggaaccacataaagatttttattttcagtgggatttttattttccaaagataCTTACGAAGATATCTTGTGTGTCCATTTAACATATCAGCATAAGTCGATTTAACAGTGAATTTCCCTGAGGATGTTAGACCCCAAATAAACTTATCAAGATCGTCATTTAAATTTATCATCATTAAACGTTGACATAGGTGTGCCCATTGATCCCATTTATCCCCAATTAGTCTTCTCCGAAAACCAATATTTAAAAGAGTTGATCTCATAACATTCGCCACAGTATCATGCTTACGGTGGACTATATTATATAGTTGGGGGTACTGAGTTGCAAGCGTCTGATCACCTAGCCATTTATCTTCCCAAAAACGTACTCCTTCTCCAGAGCATATCACAAATTTACCTTTACTAAAAAATTCCCCTTTGATTTTCATTAGTCCCTTCCAGAATGGTGAGTCAATCGGCTTACTTTCAACTTCAGCCAGTGTTTTTTGTGAAAAGTACTTATTTTTTAGCAATTGTTACCATAAACCCTCTTCAGAAAGAAGTTTAAACAACTATTTACTAAGAAGGCAGGAATTTTTAATCTCCAAAACTATGAGTTGTTTGCTGTGGACAAGACGGAGTGTACTGTCTGTTCTATGAATATTGTAGGTCTTTTAGCAAACTAGTTCCAGGATTGAGCTAACTGTAGCCTTGGACTACATATTTTACGCTATATTATAAACCACCAAAGCCAATAAACATATAAATGTGTGCTTTTTGGCTTACAGGCCAAACAAAAAAGACAAGAACATACCCCCGCAAAAACGACAAGAACACAAAATGTTTGGTTTGATGTTTAGCTTATACCAAAGCAACCACCAGTAAACCTAACCAAACACAATTTTGTTGTAGTTAATTAGTAATCTGTTGCAAGGGTATAGCGAGAGAAGTAAAAAATATTTTGTGATTTAACATGCAAAATTAGATTAGgaaaagggggccacaccataataCACTGAACCTGAATACCGACATTTTCATGCGAGAGTGCGTCAATCCATTGGCATCTTACACTAGTTGACACTTGAGACActtaatgttttttttttcatgaagTGAAGCAGGAACATTATGCATGATTCTAGAATTGGCAATTCTCGGTTTGCAGGTATGGGGATTGTCGGAGCAGAACAAGGTAATGGAGCTTCTCGACATAGCAATGGTGTTGCCTCATCCTGATTCTGAGCATGAGATCTTGTCCGAGCTGAAACGGTGCATCGATGTTGGACTTCTATGCGTCCAACAAACACCAGGAGACCGACCAGCCATGCCTGCCATTGTTGCCATGCTAACAAACAAGACTTCACATATTGATCGTCCACGAAATCCGACAATGGATAGCACTGCCACGCGTTCGTCCCGTGATCATGAGACGGACCTCTCGATTTCCAGTACAATTGATCTGACATAAATTGCCTATGACCATCAATCAGTCAGGCCTAATGATCTGTGTTTAAGTTGATATTTATTGTTACAAGGTTTTTTTGGGTTACCGGTGGTACCTCTTTGAAGTGTATTACTTCCCGTTCGTGTTATTATTCCTTGGTTTGCTAATTATAGATCACGTCTCACCTAAAATTGCACATTATGCACGGGATTTTTTTTTAAGTTGTGTGTGTGAATTATTTTACATACATGGTCTGTTTGGATTACGGAGTACGTGCTTCCCTTTTGTTGGTTAGTAATTGTTACTGTTGTTGATTTTATAATGCTAGTTTGTTGAAACAGGCTCTGCTCCCATGCGGCTCTGAGGCATGTACCAAGGCACCCAGTCTGTGTTCGCGAGGGC includes these proteins:
- the LOC124669892 gene encoding G-type lectin S-receptor-like serine/threonine-protein kinase At4g27290, which gives rise to MRPNDDQLLLLLTCTFLLCTQTLGADTLEKGQNLTDGATLISDGGGSFTLGFFSPGVSTKRYLGIWFSVSNDTVYWVANRVNPLVDRSGMLVFNDAGSLVLLDGSRRPVWSSEMSGGASAVAAQLLESGNLVVRNGSSDAYLWQSFDSPSDTLLPGMKLGKYSWSRTVWTLTSWRSADDPSPGDYSRTLEGAGMPELVLWQGNAKTYRTGPWNGVYFNGVPEATGYSQWYRLYVTGSGTDTTYGYTALPGAPLTRVVVNHTGVAQRLVWEASSRAWIPLFTGPNGECDNYGRCGPFGLCNPSVASSRCGCIPGFSRKSSSSLKFADGCGRDADLDCPTDGFMVVPGVKLPDTHNATVATGVTLEQCKARCKANCSCLACAAAYIQEEGSDSSGCIMWADTIVDVRFSDKGQDLYVRLSISEFGGGKSFPIALVVAPVASAVTVLLVVFLIWWRMRRRILGAIPQNPSIAVHSVNLATLKHVTGNFSETNIIGQGGFGVVYKAQLADGRMIAVKRLKQSALTRKGKKDFAREVEVMAGLRHGSLLRLLAYCSQGKERILVYEYMQNKSLNIYIFGTTEIRASLNWTRRLEIIHGIAHGVAYLHGGSDKSVIHRDLKPGNILLDDEWKAKIADFGTAKLFAIDQTGPDQTIVVSPGYAAPEYAQRGEMTLKCDVYSFGVIILETLSGQRNGSTQRLLSHVWGLSEQNKVMELLDIAMVLPHPDSEHEILSELKRCIDVGLLCVQQTPGDRPAMPAIVAMLTNKTSHIDRPRNPTMDSTATRSSRDHETDLSISSTIDLT